In the Qipengyuania gelatinilytica genome, GAGCGACTTGCGGCCGAAATTCGGCGTACGGAGCATCTCGGCCTCGGTCTTCTGGACCAGGTCGCCGATGTAGATGATGTTGTCGTTCTTGAGGCAGTTTGCCGAACGGACCGACAGTTCCAGCTCGTCGACCTTCTTGAGGAGGTAACGGTTGAGCTGGTTGGTGTCGCTTTCCTGCGGCTCTGCAGCCTGGCCGATCATGGCCGAGCTGGGCTGCGGGATGCCGTCTTCGAAGTGGACGAACAGCGTCAGCTGGTCCTGGAGGATGCGCGCGGCATAGGCCACGGCGTCTTCCGGGGTGACGGTGCCGTCGGTTTCGATGGTCAGCGAGAGCTTGTCGTAGTCCAGTTCCTGGCCAACGCGGGCGTTCTCGACCTTGTAGCTCACCTGGCGAACCGGCGAGTACAGGCTGTCGACGGGGATGAGGCCGATCGGCGCGTCGGCCGGACGGTTCATCACTGCCGGGCGGTAGCCCTTACCGGTGTCGGCGGTCAGCTCCATGTTGAGCGTGGCGCCTTCGTCGAGGTGACAGATCACGAGATCCTTGTTCATGACCTCGATGTCGCCCGAAACGGCGATGTCGCCAGCCTTCACTTCGCCCGGGCCGGTGGCCGAGAGCTGGAGGCGCTTCAGGCCTTCGCCTTCCATCTTGAGCGCGATCTGCTTCACGTTCAGGACGATGTCGGTGACGTCTTCGCGCACACCTGCGAGCGAAGAGAATTCATGCAGCACGTTCTCGATCTTGATCGAGGTGATGGCTGCACCCTGCAGCGAGGACAGGAGGACGCGACGCAGCGCGTTGCCGAGCGTGAGGCCGAAGCCGCGCTCGAGCGGTTCTGCAACGAAGGTTGCCTTGCGGTCCTTGTCGCCACCGTCCTTGATGTCGAGGGTGTTGGGTTTCTTGAGTTCCTGCCAGTTCTTGATGTTGACGGACATGGATTTCCCCTGGTGTGGATGCGGGCAGGACCGGAGCTCTCTATCGAGCGCCCGGTCCGTGAATGTGTCGGTGGCTCAGCGTATCCGAGCCACCAGGCAGGTACGGATCAGACGCGGCGACGCTTGGAAGGACGGACCCCGTTGTGCGGGATCGGCGTCACGTCGCGGATCGAGGTGATCGTGAAGCCCACTGCGGCGAGACCGCGCAGTGCACTCTCACGGCCCGAACCCGGGCCCTTCACTTCGACCTCGAGGGTGCGGACGCCGTGTTCGGCAGCCTTGCGGCCTGCGTCGTCGGCGGCAACCTGTGCGGCATAGGGAGTCGACTTGCGGCTACCCTTGAAGCCCATCATGCCGGCGCTGGACCAGCTGATAGCATTGCCCTGCGCGTCGGTGATGGTGATCATCGTGTTGTTGAAGCTGGCGTTGATGTGCGCGACGCCCGAAGAGATGTTCTTCTTGTCGCGGCGCCTTACGCGGCCTGGTTCGCGTGCCATGGTGTGTATTCCTCTATTCTATCAAGAAGGGAAAAGCTTATCGGACGAGCCGAAGCTTACTTCTTCTTGCCGGCGATCGGCTTGGCCTTACCCTTGCGGGTGCGGGCATTGGTGTGGGTGCGCTGGCCGCGAACGGGCAGACCGGCACGATGGCGAAGGCCGCGATAGGAACGCAGGTCCATGAGGCGCTTGATGTTCATCGCGGTTTCGCGACGAAGGTCACCTTCTACCGTATGCTCTTCATCGATGGTTTCACGAACGCGAAGCAGTTCCTCGTCGGTGAGGTCCTGGACGCGCGTGGCGTGATCGATGCCGAGCTTGTCGGCGATTTCGACAGCCTTGGTACGGCCGATACCGTGAATGTAGGTGAGCGCGATGATAACGCGCTTGTTTGTGGGGATGTTTACCCCGGCAATACGAGCCACTTAATTCTCCATGCTCCACAGGGTCTCTTGAAGCGGGACCCCATCTCAACGCTTTGTTTTCATTGACATCGGCGGACGCTGGTAGCGCAAAAAGCCCGGATGGCGTGCACAAAGGCTGTCGCCTGCCGGACTAACCGCAAGTGTCGAATGAAAGGCGCGCTTAGTAGGATTCGCTTCTCGCGTCAACAGCCAGCGCGCGCAAGCACCGAGGCCGCCGATATGGGCGGTCTCCGCTAGGTTTCAACCACAAGCCCTACACGCGGCTGCCCGATAGGTCAAAATCAGCCTCAAACCACGCCGAAGGCCAGCATCGCATCGGCAACCTTCCGGAATCCCGCGATATTGGCACCGCGAACGTAATCGACATTGCCATCATCATCGGTTCCGCTTTCCACACACTTGTCATGAATGTCCTGCATCAGCCCTGTGAGCATGTTGTCGAGCGTCTCGTGGTCCCAGCTCACCCGCTCGGAATTCTGGCTCATCTCCAGGCCCGATACCGCCACTCCGCCGGCGTTGGCGGCTTTGGCCGGGCCAAACAATATGCCCGACTTGCGAAAGCGCGCGGATGCTTCGGCAGTGCTCGGCATATTGGCACCCTCCACCACGGCCATCACGTCATTGCCGAGCAGCGCCTTGGCACCGCCTTCGTCCAATTCGTTCTGCGTCGCGCAGGGCAAGGCGATGTCGCAATCGACATCCCAGGGCGCCTTGCCTTCGTGAAATTCGGCACCGTCGAACTTGTCGGTATAATTCGAGATGCGTCCGCGCTTCTCGATCTTGAGAGTCTTCACCCAGTCAAGCTTCTCCTCGTCGATCCCGTCGGGATCATGGATAAAGCCGTCGCTGTCGGACAGCGTGAGAACCTTCGCACCCTCGCTCATCAGCTTTTCCGCCGCATGCAGGGCGACGTTGCCCGATCCGGATATGACGGCACTCTTGCCCTCCAGCCCTTCTTCGCGGTCCTTCAGCATCTCGCGCAGGAAGTAGACGACACCATAGCCGGTGGCCTCGGTGCGCAGCTTGGACCCGCCATATTCGCTGGCCTTGCCAGTTAGCACGCCTTCCCAGCGACCGGTTAGCTTCTTGTACTGCCCGAAGAGGTACCCGATCTCGCGCGTGCCCACGCCGATATCACCGGCAGGCACGTCACGGTCCGGACCGATGTGGCG is a window encoding:
- the rpsK gene encoding 30S ribosomal protein S11, giving the protein MAREPGRVRRRDKKNISSGVAHINASFNNTMITITDAQGNAISWSSAGMMGFKGSRKSTPYAAQVAADDAGRKAAEHGVRTLEVEVKGPGSGRESALRGLAAVGFTITSIRDVTPIPHNGVRPSKRRRV
- a CDS encoding DNA-directed RNA polymerase subunit alpha, giving the protein MSVNIKNWQELKKPNTLDIKDGGDKDRKATFVAEPLERGFGLTLGNALRRVLLSSLQGAAITSIKIENVLHEFSSLAGVREDVTDIVLNVKQIALKMEGEGLKRLQLSATGPGEVKAGDIAVSGDIEVMNKDLVICHLDEGATLNMELTADTGKGYRPAVMNRPADAPIGLIPVDSLYSPVRQVSYKVENARVGQELDYDKLSLTIETDGTVTPEDAVAYAARILQDQLTLFVHFEDGIPQPSSAMIGQAAEPQESDTNQLNRYLLKKVDELELSVRSANCLKNDNIIYIGDLVQKTEAEMLRTPNFGRKSLNEIKEVLSSMGLRLGMDIPGWPPENIEEMAKKLEQELLG
- the gdhA gene encoding NADP-specific glutamate dehydrogenase; the encoded protein is MPDKIPDLETFIEGVRKRNPGQDEFVQAVEDVAQDIIPFIADHPEYHEAEILRRIAEPDRIVSFRVCWEDDDGNVRVERGWRVQNNNAVGPYKGGLRFSENVNESVLKFLAFEQTFKNSLTGLPMGGGKGGSNFNPKGKSDREVMRFCQSFMSELFRHIGPDRDVPAGDIGVGTREIGYLFGQYKKLTGRWEGVLTGKASEYGGSKLRTEATGYGVVYFLREMLKDREEGLEGKSAVISGSGNVALHAAEKLMSEGAKVLTLSDSDGFIHDPDGIDEEKLDWVKTLKIEKRGRISNYTDKFDGAEFHEGKAPWDVDCDIALPCATQNELDEGGAKALLGNDVMAVVEGANMPSTAEASARFRKSGILFGPAKAANAGGVAVSGLEMSQNSERVSWDHETLDNMLTGLMQDIHDKCVESGTDDDGNVDYVRGANIAGFRKVADAMLAFGVV
- the rpsM gene encoding 30S ribosomal protein S13, which translates into the protein MARIAGVNIPTNKRVIIALTYIHGIGRTKAVEIADKLGIDHATRVQDLTDEELLRVRETIDEEHTVEGDLRRETAMNIKRLMDLRSYRGLRHRAGLPVRGQRTHTNARTRKGKAKPIAGKKK